aggctgacattccgaagctttggcatgagcccccaggtgatcccgaccccaaatttccacacctagtcatgctaaggaggttctcttccctgccaccaggaacacaccccctcctacacatgtgacaagtcactgccagctcctctgctccaacctcactcattgagaataccaagttcaaGGCACTGCAGCCtacaccctggacatatctctgccttcatctgtccacagcacttccgtctgcacttctggcctgccaaacccacaatacacaggcccactcaccgctgcagctgggcatgctgaggctctcccccctcaggtcaagcccttaagactgacctctccttaatttcccaccacagccccagggttagctgtgtctcctgccttccactgtgtggacacccaggaggcagccctgctgtcaggcttaccaggatgcgctttgtctccctcaggctctgtccctctaggaggacgtggacaaagcggctgtcttccacctgctcgctggagtgaagcagtgaggagctgctactggtgacttttctcatgcaccactcattgctttgggtggcctggggcaatggtcctgcagccaccgcagagctgctgctcacagctgctgggatcctggatgccacagccacagaaggctccaagaactgtgggggatgacaacatcagcaaagcccagcacctgcaccccacccagcctggcattggctctgtgggcattctacaacatccatccagaacctgaggttcttgtccccttggaggatgtggagtggcaccaggagtaaagactgaagaaggtggctgtttacctcctttggcttgactttaaacaacttgctgacagctgtttcccgaagaagaatGGTATAATCGactctgccatccagggcgtaatatacgtttccatcagcagggatcctcagctctggagagtcaggggcagaggcgtggtaggtgacactcaaggaatacactacccaacatcccccacaactgggagcctctgccagctcaggtctcaaacacagacctgagagcccccgaatccagctactgttccaccaaagactccccactgattcctccctgaggaccctctatgcacaggaggtccactacaggaacacctttcaaggaaatagccccttgtaccccagaccctcttagttcacgttggacccaccaaagacaaacagctagactttgtatctggattggtccccaaagactcatgtgttcaaggttttctccccactgcagcaatgatcacaggtgggtttggggaagagttcttgatggtgggtgcctccaccttgccactCATAaagggctacactaattggaggggtatggtttggaggtgtttTGAGCataggtggaggatgtccacagcaggactgtgccatccagagatatatatttctcttgagttccccacttctgcatttcgtcctcatgagtataattctcattcacatttttaatcaatttattgttatacttcttgttcggcttgtgtttctccttcttgttcttgttcttcttcatcttctcctcatgcttcttcttaaagtcatcttgaccttcttattcatggtctcctccttcaacttattgtcatttttctacttctccttctcctcctccatgtcctccttctcctggtcctcctcatccttgtcctcctcctcctcgtcctcctcctcctcctcctctttcttcttcttctttctctctctctctctctctctctctctctctctctctctctctctctctctctctctctctctctctctttctctctctccaagaagagtttacaagctgtgaagggttctattctaccacactcttctctctagaaatggcctctggtcctaagtggactcagtttgcaatgaatagaaagattggaagccagaaatgattcttcattgaactgcttttctcatgtactcatctaggaCAGGAAAGGccgccaaagtaggcaccctgtggttgtctgtcttcttgacacaagacaaagaagccgctcttcttggccccttgtggataatatCTTTGCAATGCCTCcccaggccaaggaaagaacacatgataggcaggtccacagcccctggggaacatgaagaacctgcagatttatgccccatcattacactttgttttatgcacaagtcctaccatactcatcctgggcactgggtcaatgcacactgtgttttggctcccagttatcgtgagcccactgtgactcactgctccctaccctctgatggttccacttactctgatggttcgagagaatttgcagaagctcgtagttttctgggtcctcctgctggagcaagtgtgcatctaaggccctgcggatgatgactggagccctgtcctggcaggtcacctgagcagggttggagaaagctcatcagagagggaatttgggagtagctacccagaggacagtgctcaaggacaatcagagacaagtgagctctcaacacaagggcaccatcttgataccctgctacctgaggccttcatgtgatcatgtggggtctacctatgagcctctagtccaatcttggtacaagagtttgcttcaacctgctatgccctacagggacaagggaataaggaccaaaaggctttgtacagacacactctagtcccatcaagatgggaggaatggtccagtggacttccatatccctgctctggtctgggatgcagctgcatttttgtgtgaaCCAGGCACAAACCgtaggtgctttggtcctgacagacagggcacaacacacactaggactctttaatgataggcatggaagttgctgagctcgagagtgtcagtgcttgctagggtgtcaggaggttcggacccagcaggtgcagtggttcaacatggctcccctggaggtggacaccagagtctcatgatggatactccacacccaggaaaattctgcagagagagccgctaaatctctattcacataaatgcaaactaggacactaatgggcccctccaaggcccccagctctctgtgacccacacctacccaccctaatcattctacaatggctcccttcccttcaaccagcaacatatccccttccacacacaagaaaataactgccaactcctctgctttaacctccacggttcaatatactcctcctcaataccaaggtcagtagaggatggcctgtaccctcgatatttctctgacctcctctgaacccagcactcactcctgcacttctgacctgcacaccccaaaacacgcaggcccactcgcacccagacttggcatgctgctgctctcccgcctctctcttcctcactttctgctctccttcctgaccttccagaatctccagttcaagaagacaggcctagtccaaagtgtttgctgttGACTCGGTCTTCctcactgtgggctcccaggagactcccctgctcgacgactcaccaggatgctcctatactgtgttgtcctttcgttttccaggtagacgtgaatgaggcacctgcccctcatccgcttgttatattggggccttggggaggacggagtggagacccctgatgtcctggactccagatcttccccttccctgggagaaggctctggctctggggttggctgaggagccgtgacaggaactgagcttgtagctagaggagaaaagatgccaacatgactgccttgccctgaccttcgcacagacagacaatacccctgctgccaggaagaactcaggcccttagcccacacaggacctctttgcagactggggtcacttcctgaatggacaaacgCTTGttctaatttccagcccaacaccaggcatacagactccctgcagtgggacaagagtcggacctttcctcatatacccttaggtactcaccacagtccgcctggctctcaggctttgcctggcttgatttgccatcttcaattggggccaggaggtggtgtgcttggtgttccaggttcaagccacccagcaggagccacatggatagcagctgctgcagactcagaaagcctggaggctgatgggaagcctcggagtagaggttcacccaggtccccaggaaggaaggtgaggcactgtggggaggaaaatgtggagtcagcaaaaccctggccttgcctatgccacggcctccagagaaaacctctgaccctacactggggagagcagtctttcctcagccttcccaagtcaaatcaccttgaaGGTCCCTACTctagaaacaggagcccaccctcttgaccccaagcccattctatgttgaagttggtccaggggtccaccatagtcactgaagaggacaacgtgcagttatgccccatggagtcagggatgcagtcacatgtaggatatgtactcatggcacctgcggtttgaggctgacccccatgaaaagggacacaatggcagtcatttgcaccccatttttcaatgaattataaaacgtgactggaaacgtgtcttcacacagtgggtgatttctccatgttcatcagtgaatgagcccaaactgctgattcccacatatctctgggtgtgggagccgccatgtccaaagcccctgtccagctatgtcccagctaggatgctctgtcgcactatggaaattaacatgtctttattaacccaaaagtgcttttccaaaggcctgagttttgagacgcctctggcacagatctacgttcttcacaaagccaatatcacaccagaaagaccacctggcctcgctgagtccacctgggaatgatctcagtgcacaccattgagctgtggtgcccactgtgtggggactgctccacgaacctctgtggatcagctggagtcaggatggtttctctgcctgagaggggagttcactccccttgcaaggctgtggcaggcacctccaggactcgtcccatttggggctgacattccactatgagtgtggtcctctatctcattaggtatcacaaacctttgggtccctgagaggcaCATGGCAGCCGCAAgacaggcatgagggggctacacacttgggcttggtggtctggtgcttaccttgggaacaagagatccagcacctgctgggtggggatggaatcccaggagattaaccccatgttgctgctgaaatgtaggttcctcccacaaatgacaggcaggagctcattcctaagctggttctgcctgtaaggttcaaggctctgtaccctgaagggctcctccgtgttctcatcattttcaccctgggttgggaccaagaatggtgggttcaaaatggaaatggtgacaaacagaaaaatgacttgtgccaatacactagagtcaaagcacaatgggacagttcccatcagtacaaacacacacacacacacacacacacacacacacacacacacacacagtcagaataggagtcctgggccattcatcagggatcagactagagggcctgctgggctcacctgccctgtgctactcactgttactcttgagctcctgtGCGACAAttgccagaggctctggcgtctaagatgaagcctcacccagtgcatccacaaaagggctagttggcccccctgagattcttgggagcctgaggctcggcattgtttgcaaccacaggagaacatccttctcactccagtttctccaaccaaatgagctcggatggcttggtcagttaagtgggtgcctggataccagggttccatgttctgtttgatccattgtcaaggcaatgatgtcatttcctgtgcccatacctgagcctcttttcacataagaccactttcaaaagccctatgagctgctgatttctcctccatgcctaaacatctcaggtgcgcaggtgttcaccaacaactatccaaacatccccaccagcatctgccctgcttggtgccactagagttccagcttggagccttcaaaaatgcattcacaaccagtccttccctctcagcagcttttggaccctggtcccatcattgtgcaactcatggtgtgcccagtcttttctggaaagtagggtagcatctaatctctaggatttattgtgtctattggcccataacaccctctattctctctgaaaccagagatgggactcacaggtggctaaagcacaaatgtagagatgggacaatcacaagaaggggagagacaaagaatgcaccccaactcaatcaggcctgtgtcccacacagggacgtggccaatgtccgtcccatcgtggatgcagttccctctctacaccatggcaagttggaggggactgagatgcagaggctgctcccctctgccatacaacttcccaaggcttctcctaagatttctaaagggccaagtgtgtctagtgttggggtctcacagagactccgaggtaacacagcatcctgctgcccagaaccggttcacccctcacctcaagggggctcagcctctggattcatgggaattgaagtgggtacaggtgatgggatatcacctccaagactgagttatgccaagtccatgacccctgtctgcatccctgtctccagcaccactcccctctctctctttcctccccagatcaaacaaatccatttagcaagtgtgtcctgtgataaagacatgacagtcacccatcctctcattgcaaaaacactgaggctcagccaacatggatcctaccaggaacacaggcataaactcagagtccgatcctcccagtcgagcctcagtggagcctggactcccagcctcctaaGTCGCcgagcctcagtggagcctggactctcagcctcctgagtcaaggaaacagaggtgcctagccgagccaccttggatgcaacCGCACACAAACGGAACTtatcaatgccccttgctctcagttgtgagtaagaggggaggtggtgtttcacaaccctggacatctagtgcagtctccaggctttggggtgtgccctggcctctctctatctgcccaggccctccaaatcacactggccttttacccaacctcctcctagggccaaactcaatcctgcctctcaatttctgctgccttccccaacacactgctccccaaaatgagcagggctggctctctgttatcatgctggtgtcagcagcaatgccaccccactgacataattctgagtcccaacctaggcactccagctgtccttgccacatgtggccctgtttgagctctggctcttgctcttttctttcatgtgcatgtgttttgaggttttgagtttctcccactgcagaactgcagctgtggcagggtagagctcatgagggtgacattctgagccacatcctattCTATCAGGACTGTTAACTGGGGTGactgctggaacacagtgatgagtgaacacatgggaggtggttggacccaccttgcctctgagtggcttcctttcaggacaggaatgtagggatgggagcccctagcgtgggatgctttgcacaaggcgtgaccacgggctctttcctggcaaaaatggctccactcagcatggagagcactgtcattcctggtggctaacaacagccctggaccccagaaaggaatccacactcaagattaacgtctgagtgtgcgtgtcctcgaggaaatgaggtctcctgatcccaggtgcaaaggggtaagtcctctaactccagaggccatgaagggacatctgagtttcccttgtccttctttccctctctgaacccatggtgtcctcacactaaacacagttaggaccctggcctcattccccagttgggatcattaggctccataaaggacagtctctaagatgcttagtaaaccaccaccctctgcacaacccataaccctattcacccaggAGGCacgaggatttctattcaggaaaaccaggaaagggagagcctttctcaaggacacaaggacattagtgagtgagggagtgattaatggatggagaactatttccaccaccaacttccaggagcatatatggccctttgggcacaggtctgtaccctttttttccaatcaagattttcagagaagtgaggctgccttctagatggcacctccacactaagggggtctgctacttcttccacatgtacatattgcaacgggcctcccactgtgcatctgagaacactctgtgggcatctgtagcctttcaagaccccagaaaccatgcgggcaccccagcaccagcagagcatttgtgcacatcacaacaatcaccctgggtgagaactctccattccactctgt
This genomic interval from Ictidomys tridecemlineatus isolate mIctTri1 chromosome 9, mIctTri1.hap1, whole genome shotgun sequence contains the following:
- the LOC144366846 gene encoding uncharacterized protein LOC144366846 isoform X2, whose amino-acid sequence is MGLISWDSIPTQQVLDLLFPSASPSFLGTWVNLYSEASHQPPGFLSLQQLLSMWLLLGGLNLEHQAHHLLAPIEDGKSSQAKPESQADCATSSVPVTAPQPTPEPEPSPREGEDLESRTSGVSTPSSPRPQYNKRMRGRCLIHVYLENERTTQYRSILVTCQDRAPVIIRRALDAHLLQQEDPENYELLQILSNHQKLRIPADGNVYYALDGRVDYTILLRETAVSKLFKVKPKEFLEPSVAVASRIPAAVSSSSAVAAGPLPQATQSNEWCMRKVTSSSSSLLHSSEQVEDSRFVHVLLEGQSLRETKRILVMCQERVTSLIRRALDQNLLQHEDVDNFELLRMMSLHEKIKVPDHSLMYLSMNPQIKYYFIVMKRLEVKGKEVTCHDRAPVVIRRALELHLLTQEKPEEYELGQIISHCQKLRIPAQANVFYAKNPHTKPNFVLRKRSLSQKNDEWIQPQPPSRPAKKAPALLRMLAKPFCWCVPGRG
- the LOC144366846 gene encoding uncharacterized protein LOC144366846 isoform X3 encodes the protein MGTVPLCFDSSVLAQVIFLFVTISILNPPFLVPTQGENDENTEEPFRVQSLEPYRQNQLRNELLPVICGRNLHFSSNMGLISWDSIPTQQVLDLLFPSASPSFLGTWVNLYSEASHQPPGFLSLQQLLSMWLLLGGLNLEHQAHHLLAPIEDGKSSQAKPESQADCATSSVPVTAPQPTPEPEPSPREGEDLESRTSGVSTPSSPRPQYNKRMRGRCLIHVYLENERTTQYRSILVTCQDRAPVIIRRALDAHLLQQEDPENYELLQILSNHQKIKVPDHSLMYLSMNPQIKYYFIVMKRLEVKGKEFSESTCKSSRPLSHRQVGDTCLIRVHLETQSPKMAKTVLVTCHDRAPVVIRRALELHLLTQEKPEEYELGQIISHCQKLRIPAQANVFYAKNPHTKPNFVLRKRSLSQKNDEWIQPQPPSRPAKKAPALLRMLAKPFCWCVPGRG
- the LOC144366846 gene encoding uncharacterized protein LOC144366846 isoform X1, with protein sequence MGLISWDSIPTQQVLDLLFPSASPSFLGTWVNLYSEASHQPPGFLSLQQLLSMWLLLGGLNLEHQAHHLLAPIEDGKSSQAKPESQADCATSSVPVTAPQPTPEPEPSPREGEDLESRTSGVSTPSSPRPQYNKRMRGRCLIHVYLENERTTQYRSILVTCQDRAPVIIRRALDAHLLQQEDPENYELLQILSNHQKLRIPADGNVYYALDGRVDYTILLRETAVSKLFKVKPKEFLEPSVAVASRIPAAVSSSSAVAAGPLPQATQSNEWCMRKVTSSSSSLLHSSEQVEDSRFVHVLLEGQSLRETKRILVMCQERVTSLIRRALDQNLLQHEDVDNFELLRMMSLHEKIKVPDHSLMYLSMNPQIKYYFIVMKRLEVKGKEFSESTCKSSRPLSHRQVGDTCLIRVHLETQSPKMAKTVLVTCHDRAPVVIRRALELHLLTQEKPEEYELGQIISHCQKLRIPAQANVFYAKNPHTKPNFVLRKRSLSQKNDEWIQPQPPSRPAKKAPALLRMLAKPFCWCVPGRG